In Horticoccus luteus, the following proteins share a genomic window:
- a CDS encoding MGH1-like glycoside hydrolase domain-containing protein, with the protein MTLPYLETDHAELNRAFRLALGDIAGNIFPDHAGLMETSGPCFRAGLDYPQQWTRDNAINTWNGGGLLYPDVARNSLLAVLDEVDGEPRITGEYWDSIVWAQGAWAYYLFTGDREFLRVAMAAVAHTLRCLEATEFDAMRGLFRGSAAIQDGVAAFPDRYADMPSSGIKFWARHHPAERAAQGEGLPMMALSTNCLYVAAYRVLGRMARELGVAADPAWTIRADAIAAAVRAELWDEARGVFRFFVDPWGGSDRLEGVGHAFAILFDVATPAQRAAIFQNQPVTPAGLPGVWPSYERYTRYAPAEERELPVLGWPDYAHYPTYAEGAFGRHSGVVWPPLQAFWAEAAARHGRADLLGRELFSLARHACRDGHFSEIYHPVTGGEYGGVQEHPTGEGGMQRWASCARQTWSATALVRMVLKGVCGARFAEDGVTFSPVLPAGLTRVRLGGLGYRGAELEIDLQAEGAGAAATRGTGERPAGFVSATAVGRVRVAMSAAGN; encoded by the coding sequence ATGACGCTGCCGTATCTTGAGACCGACCACGCGGAGTTGAACCGCGCCTTCCGCCTCGCACTGGGGGACATCGCGGGCAATATTTTCCCCGATCACGCGGGCTTGATGGAGACCAGCGGCCCTTGTTTTCGGGCGGGGTTGGACTATCCGCAGCAGTGGACGCGCGACAACGCGATCAACACGTGGAATGGCGGCGGGTTGCTTTACCCGGACGTCGCGCGGAACTCGCTGCTGGCGGTCTTGGACGAGGTGGACGGCGAGCCGCGGATCACGGGGGAATATTGGGACAGCATCGTGTGGGCGCAGGGAGCGTGGGCGTATTATTTGTTCACGGGCGACCGGGAGTTTCTGCGCGTCGCGATGGCGGCGGTGGCGCACACGCTGCGTTGCCTGGAAGCGACGGAGTTCGACGCGATGCGCGGGTTGTTTCGCGGCTCGGCGGCGATCCAGGATGGCGTGGCGGCGTTTCCCGATCGTTACGCCGACATGCCGAGCAGCGGGATCAAATTTTGGGCCCGGCATCATCCGGCGGAGCGGGCGGCGCAGGGCGAAGGACTGCCGATGATGGCGCTTTCGACGAACTGTCTCTACGTGGCGGCGTATCGCGTGCTCGGGCGGATGGCGCGGGAGCTCGGGGTGGCGGCCGATCCGGCGTGGACAATCCGCGCGGACGCGATCGCAGCGGCGGTGCGGGCGGAATTGTGGGACGAGGCACGGGGCGTGTTTCGCTTTTTCGTGGATCCGTGGGGCGGGAGCGACCGGCTGGAGGGCGTGGGGCACGCGTTCGCGATCCTGTTCGACGTGGCCACGCCGGCGCAACGCGCGGCGATTTTTCAAAATCAACCCGTGACACCGGCCGGTCTGCCGGGGGTGTGGCCGAGCTACGAGCGTTACACGCGCTACGCGCCGGCGGAGGAACGGGAGTTACCCGTGCTCGGCTGGCCGGATTACGCGCACTACCCGACTTACGCGGAAGGCGCGTTCGGCCGGCACAGCGGGGTGGTGTGGCCGCCGTTGCAGGCGTTTTGGGCGGAGGCGGCGGCGCGGCATGGGCGGGCGGATTTGCTGGGGCGCGAGTTGTTCAGCCTGGCGCGACATGCCTGCCGCGACGGGCATTTTTCGGAGATTTATCATCCGGTGACGGGCGGGGAATACGGGGGAGTGCAGGAGCACCCGACGGGCGAGGGCGGGATGCAGCGCTGGGCTTCGTGCGCGCGGCAGACGTGGAGCGCGACGGCGTTGGTGAGGATGGTTTTGAAGGGCGTGTGCGGCGCGCGGTTCGCGGAGGATGGCGTGACTTTTTCGCCTGTGCTGCCGGCGGGTTTGACGCGAGTGCGGTTGGGCGGGCTGGGTTATCGAGGCGCGGAGCTGGAGATCGATCTACAGGCGGAAGGGGCGGGCGCCGCGGCGACGCGCGGGACCGGCGAGCGGCCAGCGGGATTTGTGTCCGCAACCGCCGTCGGGCGGGTGCGGGTGGCGATGAGCGCGGCGGGGAATTGA
- the lpxA gene encoding acyl-ACP--UDP-N-acetylglucosamine O-acyltransferase — MAVTIHPTAIIEPGAQLGADVSVGAYAFVGAGVRLGDGTRLHHHACVEGNTVLGRAGEVFPFACVGGKTQDLKFTGGNPGLRIGDRCVLREYVSVHAATNDGEFTVIGDDNLILAYSHVAHDCQLGSHIIMSNYAGLAGHVIVGDHVVIGAFGGVHQFCRLGEYSLLSAKAKLVQDLPPYFIADGLPAEIRAINKVGLERNGFTAEQVERVKSIHRILYRDGLNRTQALEKLTAHPQAATAEFQRMVAFAQTSERGLASAS, encoded by the coding sequence ATGGCTGTCACGATTCATCCCACCGCGATCATCGAGCCCGGCGCGCAACTCGGCGCGGACGTGAGCGTGGGGGCTTACGCGTTTGTCGGGGCCGGGGTGAGGCTGGGCGACGGCACGCGGTTGCATCATCACGCATGCGTCGAGGGCAACACGGTGCTGGGGCGGGCGGGCGAGGTGTTTCCTTTCGCCTGCGTGGGCGGCAAGACGCAGGACTTGAAGTTCACGGGCGGCAATCCCGGCCTGCGCATCGGCGATCGTTGCGTGCTGCGCGAATACGTGAGCGTGCATGCCGCGACGAACGACGGGGAGTTCACGGTGATCGGCGACGACAATCTGATCCTCGCCTACAGTCATGTGGCGCACGACTGCCAGCTCGGCAGCCACATCATCATGAGCAACTACGCGGGGCTGGCGGGACATGTGATCGTGGGCGATCACGTGGTCATCGGCGCGTTTGGCGGCGTGCATCAGTTTTGCCGCTTGGGCGAGTATTCCCTGCTGTCGGCGAAGGCGAAGCTCGTGCAGGATTTGCCGCCGTATTTCATCGCTGACGGGTTGCCGGCGGAAATTCGGGCGATCAACAAAGTCGGCCTGGAACGCAACGGCTTCACGGCCGAACAAGTGGAGCGGGTGAAATCGATTCACCGCATCCTCTATCGGGACGGGCTCAACCGCACGCAGGCGCTCGAAAAGTTGACCGCGCATCCGCAGGCGGCCACGGCGGAGTTTCAGCGGATGGTGGCGTTTGCCCAAACGAGCGAGCGCGGGTTGGCGTCGGCCAGTTGA
- a CDS encoding metallophosphoesterase family protein has product MANSSPSLRRSAFASAPTHCACSLRRHHDRSDLRFTAPLPGARGQLAGVATPLRRAALSGHANVAHSIGTHPPCRHVRTIVHLSDLHFGTEDPVLAAAVARDLQASPPSLLVVSGDFTQRARRRQFAAARAYLTQLPSPQLVIPGNHDVPLYDVIRRFAAPLNRFRRYISRDLDPVYRDTEIIVAGLNTARSRTWKSGRISPAQLARLRATFGPADERFKVVVTHHPFIPPPGSEADGRIDLVGGANAALTVLDECGVDLLLAGHLHHGYAGDTRTHYPHSRRSIISAQAGTAISRRIRTEPNAYNFLTLERTHIVIEIRTWNGTAFAPTAVTHYDLHDDAWIAR; this is encoded by the coding sequence ATGGCGAACTCGTCACCTTCGCTGCGCCGCTCCGCTTTCGCATCCGCCCCCACGCACTGCGCGTGCTCGCTCCGCCGGCATCATGACCGCTCCGATCTTCGCTTCACCGCCCCGCTGCCCGGCGCTCGCGGCCAACTCGCCGGCGTCGCCACGCCTCTCCGCCGCGCCGCTCTCTCCGGCCACGCCAACGTCGCACACTCCATCGGCACCCACCCGCCCTGTCGGCACGTGAGAACGATCGTCCATCTTTCTGATCTGCACTTCGGCACCGAAGACCCCGTGCTCGCCGCCGCCGTCGCGCGCGACTTGCAAGCATCCCCGCCTTCGCTGCTCGTCGTCAGCGGTGATTTCACCCAACGCGCCCGGCGCCGCCAGTTCGCCGCCGCGCGCGCTTACCTCACCCAACTTCCATCGCCGCAACTCGTCATCCCCGGCAATCACGACGTGCCGCTCTACGACGTGATCCGCCGTTTCGCTGCGCCCCTCAACCGCTTCCGTCGCTACATCAGTCGCGACCTCGACCCGGTTTACCGCGACACCGAAATCATCGTTGCCGGCCTCAACACCGCCCGCTCCCGCACTTGGAAAAGCGGCCGGATCTCCCCCGCGCAACTCGCCCGCCTGCGCGCCACCTTCGGTCCCGCCGATGAACGTTTCAAAGTCGTTGTCACGCATCACCCGTTCATCCCGCCGCCCGGCAGCGAAGCCGATGGTCGGATCGATCTCGTCGGTGGGGCTAACGCCGCCCTCACCGTGCTCGACGAGTGCGGAGTCGACCTCCTCCTCGCCGGCCATCTCCATCACGGCTACGCCGGCGACACGCGCACGCACTACCCTCATTCGCGCCGCTCAATCATCTCTGCGCAAGCCGGCACGGCCATCTCCCGCCGCATCCGCACGGAACCCAACGCCTATAATTTCCTCACCCTTGAGCGCACCCACATTGTGATCGAAATTCGCACGTGGAACGGCACCGCCTTTGCCCCCACCGCCGTCACCCACTACGATCTTCACGACGACGCCTGGATCGCGCGTTGA
- a CDS encoding gamma-butyrobetaine hydroxylase-like domain-containing protein: MHAPTNIQLIGQEVAIAWSDGAETYCTFERLRAASPSAETQGERDVLGQLHGGGGSRHFPGVQVLAWERVGNYAIRFDFSDGHRTGLYSYDYLRHVTAAPSA, translated from the coding sequence ATGCACGCTCCGACGAACATCCAACTCATCGGCCAGGAGGTCGCCATCGCCTGGAGCGACGGCGCCGAAACCTACTGCACCTTCGAACGCCTGCGCGCCGCTTCGCCCAGCGCCGAGACGCAAGGCGAACGCGACGTGCTCGGCCAGTTGCACGGCGGCGGCGGCAGCCGCCACTTCCCCGGCGTGCAAGTGCTCGCCTGGGAACGCGTGGGAAACTACGCGATTCGTTTCGATTTCAGCGACGGCCATCGCACCGGTCTCTACAGTTACGATTATCTTCGCCACGTCACCGCCGCCCCTTCCGCGTAA
- the efp gene encoding elongation factor P, translating into MPAANDIRKGQVIKFNGEPHLVMETQHRTPGNLRAFVQVKMRNLRYGKALDQRFASTDTIEVLPTDKRTLEFSYADRDSYAFIDPNTFDQIEISEQTLGDVKNYLTAGGRVDILFVDEKPLTVELPSAVSLKVVESADGIKGDTASNVQKPAKLETGLIVQVPLFVKEGELIRVSTADGSYLGRA; encoded by the coding sequence ATGCCCGCAGCTAACGATATTCGCAAAGGTCAGGTCATTAAATTCAACGGCGAGCCCCACCTCGTCATGGAAACGCAGCATCGCACGCCGGGCAATCTGCGGGCTTTCGTGCAGGTGAAAATGCGCAACCTCCGCTACGGCAAGGCGCTCGATCAACGCTTCGCGTCCACCGACACCATCGAGGTTTTGCCCACCGACAAACGCACGCTCGAGTTCAGCTACGCCGACCGCGACAGCTACGCGTTCATCGATCCCAACACGTTCGACCAAATCGAAATCTCCGAGCAGACGCTCGGCGACGTGAAGAACTACCTCACCGCCGGCGGCCGCGTTGACATTCTCTTTGTGGACGAAAAGCCGCTCACCGTCGAATTGCCCAGCGCCGTTTCCCTCAAAGTCGTCGAGAGCGCCGATGGCATCAAAGGCGATACCGCGAGCAACGTCCAGAAACCCGCCAAGCTCGAGACCGGCCTGATCGTGCAGGTGCCGCTCTTCGTGAAAGAAGGCGAACTCATCCGCGTCTCCACCGCCGACGGTTCTTACCTCGGCCGCGCCTGA
- a CDS encoding NAD(P)/FAD-dependent oxidoreductase — MKTTPGGRKLPHIVVVGAGFGGLNFVQQMPPNLARITIIDRQNHHVFQPLLYQVAAAGLSAVDIAQPVRAIFGSRPNLEVLMAEVTELDLANRRVVHARGELIYDYLVIAAGGHTSYFGHDEWAEFAPGLKSLDDALTIRRKILTSFECAETEPDETRRREMMTIVVIGGGPTGVELAGTFAELTHRALRKDFDHIDPRKTRILLIEGSPRLLAAFPPDLSASAERQLKTLGVEIRTGTRVEAIRDGEVVAGGETIRARNIVWGAGVAASPLTKQLGVELDRGGRAKVLPDCSVPGHPEVFAIGDAMSLVDAKGVTVPGVAQGAIQTGRHVAKLIVRELRGEKFSPAGRQAFAYFDKGSIATIGRSRAVGQFGKVHISGFAAWVAWLAVHITFLIGFRNKLSVLLQWTFSYFTFKRGARVITGVAGGPPANAA, encoded by the coding sequence ATGAAGACTACACCCGGCGGACGGAAATTGCCGCATATCGTCGTCGTGGGCGCAGGCTTTGGCGGACTGAATTTCGTGCAGCAAATGCCGCCAAACCTGGCGCGAATCACGATCATCGACCGGCAGAACCACCATGTTTTTCAACCGCTGCTTTATCAAGTGGCGGCGGCGGGACTGTCGGCGGTGGATATCGCGCAGCCGGTGCGCGCGATCTTTGGTTCGCGGCCGAATCTGGAGGTGTTGATGGCGGAAGTGACGGAACTCGACTTGGCGAACCGTCGGGTGGTGCACGCTCGCGGCGAGTTGATTTACGACTATCTCGTGATCGCCGCCGGCGGGCATACGAGTTATTTCGGGCACGATGAATGGGCGGAGTTTGCGCCGGGACTCAAATCGCTCGATGACGCGCTCACGATTCGGCGCAAGATTCTGACGTCGTTTGAGTGTGCGGAGACAGAGCCGGATGAAACGCGGCGCCGCGAGATGATGACGATCGTGGTGATCGGCGGCGGACCGACGGGCGTGGAGTTGGCGGGGACGTTCGCCGAGCTCACCCACCGGGCGTTGCGCAAGGACTTCGATCACATTGATCCGCGCAAGACGCGCATTTTGCTGATCGAGGGCAGTCCCCGGCTCCTGGCGGCATTTCCGCCGGATTTGTCGGCGAGCGCGGAGCGTCAGCTCAAAACGTTGGGCGTCGAGATCCGCACGGGCACGCGCGTCGAGGCGATTCGCGACGGCGAAGTGGTGGCCGGGGGCGAGACGATTCGGGCCCGCAACATCGTGTGGGGCGCGGGCGTCGCGGCGTCGCCGCTCACGAAACAACTGGGAGTGGAATTGGACCGGGGAGGGCGGGCGAAGGTGTTGCCGGACTGCAGCGTGCCGGGGCATCCGGAAGTGTTCGCGATTGGTGACGCGATGTCGCTCGTGGATGCAAAGGGCGTGACGGTGCCGGGGGTGGCGCAGGGGGCGATCCAGACGGGCCGCCATGTGGCGAAGTTGATCGTGCGGGAGTTGCGCGGAGAAAAGTTTTCGCCGGCGGGGCGGCAGGCGTTCGCGTATTTCGACAAAGGGTCGATTGCGACGATCGGCCGGTCGCGAGCGGTGGGCCAGTTTGGCAAGGTGCACATCAGCGGATTCGCCGCGTGGGTGGCTTGGCTCGCGGTGCACATCACGTTCCTCATCGGTTTTCGCAACAAGCTGTCGGTGCTGCTCCAGTGGACGTTTTCGTATTTCACATTCAAGCGCGGGGCGCGGGTGATCACGGGCGTGGCCGGCGGACCGCCGGCGAACGCGGCGTAG
- a CDS encoding alpha/beta hydrolase: MPEDTFSLASAHLQNERPIWVRLPRDLHAPCHLAVVLDGELYRGGVEALATIDRLDRTQRIGPTLFAFVSHHSEAARWRECPCHPPFAAFLHAELLPALAARYHAVHANRQRALIGLSYTGLAAAFAALQPENEFTRVVAQSGSFWWHDGWLSDHVPPAPAARPPAFYLEVGRKETADRVEHRPDVIQRISQIEGVQRFHAALRTAGYASAYSEYPGGHDFDGWRQSLPRALAWALPPFGH; encoded by the coding sequence ATGCCCGAGGATACTTTCTCACTCGCGAGCGCTCATTTGCAAAACGAGCGCCCCATCTGGGTGCGGCTTCCTCGCGACCTGCACGCGCCCTGTCATCTCGCGGTCGTGCTCGATGGTGAACTCTATCGCGGCGGCGTAGAAGCGTTGGCGACGATCGATCGGCTGGATCGCACCCAGCGCATCGGGCCCACGCTCTTCGCGTTCGTTTCGCACCACAGCGAAGCTGCTCGCTGGCGCGAGTGCCCGTGCCATCCACCCTTCGCCGCGTTCCTCCACGCCGAACTCCTGCCTGCCCTTGCCGCCCGCTATCACGCCGTCCATGCCAACCGGCAACGCGCGCTCATCGGCCTGAGTTACACCGGTCTCGCCGCCGCGTTTGCCGCGCTGCAACCGGAGAATGAGTTCACGCGGGTCGTCGCGCAATCCGGCTCGTTCTGGTGGCACGACGGCTGGCTCTCCGACCACGTTCCGCCGGCCCCGGCGGCGCGGCCGCCGGCGTTTTATCTTGAGGTCGGCCGCAAGGAGACGGCCGACCGGGTCGAGCATCGCCCCGACGTCATCCAACGCATTTCCCAAATCGAGGGCGTGCAGCGTTTTCACGCCGCGCTCCGCACGGCCGGCTACGCCAGCGCATATTCCGAATATCCCGGCGGTCACGATTTCGACGGCTGGCGGCAATCTCTCCCGCGCGCCCTGGCCTGGGCGTTGCCACCATTCGGGCACTGA
- the hisI gene encoding phosphoribosyl-AMP cyclohydrolase, whose product MSASVFPSRTQTAEIELGTTLQPKFGPDGLIPCITTDHLTNEVLMFAFMNAEALAHTIRTKKATYWSRSRNKLWVKGEESGHAQLVKDLLVDCDQDVVLLKVENVGGAACHNGYKSCFYRKLTPGADVDQAASLTLEFAARRVFDPATVYKKK is encoded by the coding sequence ATGAGCGCATCTGTCTTCCCGAGCCGCACCCAAACCGCCGAAATCGAACTCGGCACCACCCTGCAGCCGAAGTTCGGGCCCGATGGCCTGATCCCCTGCATCACCACCGACCATCTCACGAATGAAGTGCTCATGTTCGCGTTCATGAATGCCGAAGCGCTCGCTCACACCATCCGCACGAAAAAAGCCACGTATTGGAGCCGTTCGCGCAACAAACTCTGGGTGAAAGGCGAAGAGTCCGGCCACGCGCAACTCGTGAAAGATCTTCTCGTCGACTGCGATCAGGACGTGGTTCTGCTCAAGGTCGAAAACGTCGGCGGAGCCGCGTGCCACAACGGCTACAAGTCCTGTTTCTACCGCAAACTCACTCCCGGCGCGGACGTCGATCAGGCCGCTTCGCTCACGCTCGAGTTTGCCGCCCGGCGCGTCTTCGATCCCGCCACGGTTTACAAAAAGAAATAA
- a CDS encoding BNR-4 repeat-containing protein: protein MLSKLGSGRATAYDPASKIITSGDRTHVAWLDSTPEGFRVRVRSLNRATNEWSATVTVGEAMDNHGGPAMTIDPSGHLHVLYYPHHAPMRYRRSVRPNDASEWEPEIEFGALLSYPVVVCAKDGTLLMTARRYTEGKRTTEAQLWEKPAGGEWRLRSTLMRSRFPDYAQFGESLAWGPDHQTLHLSCRIYETAEEKKLEAWQTVGYLRSTDAGHTWTKADGTAVTLPVTAETIDVIAQGGGASGRTIAAGGIAVSPEGEPYVVHNLIEHEHGRAFVSTPAAGRWAACELNAFLPATWREEGGLYLPGALTFGGSGQLVGVLAVARPPAGVKNGYWGAASSEIACFRANAARERFSFSLLSEANAHEPHWLPNIERPTGFNRVPDAPGVIYTAGAAGGGLKDILTNKVWWCTVA, encoded by the coding sequence TTGTTGTCGAAGCTGGGGTCAGGCCGAGCGACGGCTTACGATCCGGCGAGCAAGATCATCACGTCGGGCGACCGCACGCACGTTGCGTGGCTGGACTCGACGCCGGAGGGGTTTCGCGTGCGCGTGCGCTCGTTGAATCGCGCGACAAACGAGTGGTCAGCGACGGTGACGGTCGGCGAGGCGATGGACAATCATGGCGGGCCGGCGATGACGATCGATCCGAGCGGGCATCTGCATGTTCTATATTATCCGCATCACGCGCCGATGCGCTATCGGCGGTCGGTGCGGCCGAACGATGCGTCGGAATGGGAGCCGGAGATCGAGTTCGGCGCGCTGCTGTCTTATCCGGTCGTGGTCTGCGCGAAAGACGGCACGTTGTTGATGACGGCGCGGCGTTACACGGAAGGAAAGCGCACGACGGAGGCGCAACTTTGGGAAAAACCTGCCGGCGGGGAGTGGCGGCTGCGCTCGACGTTGATGCGTTCGCGTTTTCCCGACTATGCGCAGTTCGGCGAATCGTTGGCGTGGGGGCCGGATCATCAGACCTTGCACCTGAGTTGCCGCATTTATGAAACGGCCGAGGAGAAGAAATTAGAGGCATGGCAAACGGTGGGCTACTTGCGCAGCACGGATGCGGGGCACACGTGGACGAAGGCGGATGGGACGGCGGTCACATTGCCGGTGACGGCGGAGACGATCGACGTCATCGCCCAAGGCGGCGGAGCGTCGGGTCGCACGATCGCGGCTGGCGGGATTGCGGTGTCGCCCGAGGGTGAACCGTATGTCGTGCACAATCTGATCGAGCACGAGCACGGCCGGGCGTTCGTGTCGACGCCGGCAGCGGGGCGATGGGCGGCGTGCGAGTTGAACGCGTTTCTGCCGGCGACGTGGAGGGAGGAAGGCGGGTTGTATCTGCCGGGTGCGCTGACGTTTGGTGGGAGCGGGCAGCTCGTCGGGGTTTTGGCCGTGGCGCGCCCGCCCGCGGGCGTGAAAAATGGCTATTGGGGAGCTGCGAGCAGCGAGATTGCGTGCTTTCGCGCGAACGCTGCGCGCGAGCGTTTTTCGTTTTCACTCCTGAGTGAAGCGAATGCTCACGAGCCGCACTGGCTGCCGAATATCGAGCGACCCACGGGCTTTAATCGTGTGCCGGATGCGCCGGGCGTAATTTATACAGCGGGCGCGGCGGGCGGGGGCCTGAAGGATATTCTGACGAACAAAGTGTGGTGGTGCACGGTGGCGTGA
- a CDS encoding diacylglycerol/lipid kinase family protein: protein MRVIALLNRSAGTLTGNPHSDPLSPAALTAAFRAAAVDADVRLVAPQAMRDEVAHAAALQPDAVVVGGGDGTLNTAAGVLAGGATPLGVLPLGTLNHFAHDLGLPLEIDDAIRVIARGRVRAIDVGEVNGRVFLNNCSLGAYPAAVQRRDSLRRTRGFGKWRAMVVASLDVFRRVRRLRAQIEIDGAPHSCRTPLLFVSNNHYDGRLFASSLREHLDEGRLWLYVARTHRFFPLLRSAWQALVRGLDAADALDTHSAQQVTIDVGLPKITTGLDGELVTFAAPLRFRIRPHALRVLAPPAS from the coding sequence ATGCGCGTCATCGCCCTTTTGAATCGCTCCGCGGGGACGCTCACCGGTAACCCTCATTCCGACCCGCTTTCCCCCGCTGCGCTGACCGCTGCCTTCCGCGCCGCCGCCGTCGATGCCGATGTGCGCCTCGTCGCACCGCAGGCCATGCGCGACGAAGTCGCCCACGCCGCCGCGCTCCAACCCGATGCTGTCGTCGTCGGTGGTGGCGATGGCACTCTCAATACCGCCGCAGGCGTGCTCGCCGGCGGCGCCACTCCCCTCGGCGTGCTCCCGCTCGGCACGCTCAATCACTTCGCTCACGACCTGGGTCTTCCGCTGGAAATCGATGACGCCATTCGCGTGATCGCCCGAGGTCGCGTCCGCGCCATCGACGTCGGCGAAGTCAATGGCCGCGTTTTCCTCAACAACTGCTCTCTTGGTGCCTATCCCGCCGCCGTCCAACGCCGCGATTCCCTGCGCCGCACCCGCGGCTTCGGCAAATGGCGCGCCATGGTCGTCGCCTCGCTCGACGTGTTTCGACGCGTGCGTCGCCTGCGCGCCCAAATCGAAATCGACGGCGCGCCCCATTCCTGCCGCACGCCCCTGCTCTTTGTATCGAACAACCACTACGACGGGCGGCTCTTCGCCTCCTCCCTTCGCGAACATCTCGACGAAGGCCGCCTCTGGCTTTACGTCGCGCGCACGCATCGCTTTTTCCCGCTCCTCCGTTCGGCGTGGCAGGCGCTCGTCCGCGGACTCGACGCCGCCGACGCTCTCGACACCCACTCCGCTCAACAGGTCACCATCGACGTCGGCCTGCCCAAAATCACCACCGGCCTCGATGGCGAACTCGTCACCTTCGCTGCGCCGCTCCGCTTTCGCATCCGCCCCCACGCACTGCGCGTGCTCGCTCCGCCGGCATCATGA
- a CDS encoding bifunctional UDP-3-O-[3-hydroxymyristoyl] N-acetylglucosamine deacetylase/3-hydroxyacyl-ACP dehydratase gives MKQRTLAREVSIQGSALHTGEAVTLTLKPAPVDQGVVFRRIDLNGAPEIRPRVDQVTDVVRATTIQNGHAKIHTVEHVLSALHGCGVDNVTIEMNASEPPIMDGSARPFVNMILQGEPVEQEKEREYFVLDEAVSVTDGNRSVIALPSNEFKITCTSADDRGIHTQHLSLTIDPDVYMTQIAAARTFTIYEDIEELLKLGKIKGGSLDSAVVIRGDKIISKEPLRFKDEFVRHKMLDIIGDVLLLGMPLKAHIVATRPGHAINAELTKVLFAKLEARKKTPAKKKAERPKQVQPGETSLDIKRILDTLPHRYPFLMIDRVLEFIADTELIAIKNVSVNEPYFQGHYPGEPVMPGVLQVESMAQAAGILMLRNISAEGKTPFFMSADKVKFRRPVIPGDQLVINAKLTKTRGTKIGVAECTCTVGGTVVSSAELMFALVSQNEQP, from the coding sequence ATGAAACAACGCACTCTCGCGCGCGAAGTCTCCATCCAAGGCAGCGCCTTGCACACCGGTGAAGCGGTCACGCTCACGCTCAAACCGGCGCCGGTTGACCAAGGCGTGGTCTTCCGCCGAATCGATCTGAACGGGGCCCCGGAGATTCGTCCGCGGGTCGATCAAGTGACGGATGTGGTGCGCGCGACGACGATTCAAAACGGGCACGCCAAAATCCACACGGTGGAGCATGTGTTGAGCGCGTTGCACGGTTGCGGCGTGGACAACGTGACGATCGAGATGAACGCCTCGGAGCCGCCGATCATGGACGGCTCGGCCCGGCCGTTTGTGAACATGATCCTCCAAGGCGAGCCGGTGGAGCAGGAGAAGGAGCGGGAGTATTTCGTCCTCGACGAGGCGGTGTCGGTCACCGACGGCAATCGCTCGGTCATCGCGCTGCCGTCGAACGAATTCAAGATCACGTGCACGTCGGCGGACGATCGCGGCATCCACACGCAGCATCTTTCGCTGACGATCGATCCCGATGTTTACATGACGCAGATCGCGGCGGCGCGGACGTTCACGATTTACGAGGATATCGAGGAGCTGTTGAAACTCGGCAAGATCAAGGGCGGGTCGCTGGATTCCGCCGTGGTCATCCGCGGCGACAAAATCATTTCGAAGGAGCCGTTGCGGTTCAAAGACGAGTTCGTGCGGCACAAGATGCTCGATATCATCGGCGATGTGCTGCTGCTGGGCATGCCGTTGAAGGCGCACATCGTCGCGACGAGACCGGGCCACGCGATCAACGCGGAGCTGACGAAAGTGTTATTCGCCAAGCTGGAAGCCCGGAAGAAGACGCCGGCGAAAAAGAAGGCGGAGCGGCCGAAGCAGGTGCAGCCAGGCGAGACGTCGCTCGATATCAAACGCATCCTCGACACTTTGCCGCATCGTTATCCGTTTCTGATGATCGATCGCGTGCTGGAATTCATTGCGGACACGGAGCTGATCGCGATCAAGAACGTGTCGGTCAACGAGCCGTATTTCCAAGGGCATTATCCGGGCGAGCCGGTGATGCCGGGCGTGTTGCAGGTCGAGTCGATGGCGCAGGCGGCGGGGATCCTGATGTTGCGCAACATCTCGGCCGAAGGAAAAACGCCGTTTTTCATGAGTGCGGACAAAGTGAAGTTCCGGCGGCCGGTGATTCCGGGCGACCAGTTGGTGATCAACGCGAAGCTCACGAAGACGCGCGGCACCAAGATTGGGGTGGCGGAGTGCACCTGCACGGTGGGTGGCACCGTGGTGTCCTCGGCCGAGTTGATGTTCGCGCTCGTGTCGCAGAACGAGCAGCCCTGA